A stretch of DNA from Arachis hypogaea cultivar Tifrunner chromosome 19, arahy.Tifrunner.gnm2.J5K5, whole genome shotgun sequence:
ACAGGTACTTGTGGTTACTCTTTAAGTATTAATTAATGCAAAGTTCCTTGAGCTGTTGTGGGGAATACATTTCATTAGTTCTGGGACGGTGGTAGTGTTTCTGAACTCCTTTTAGCGTCACATAGTTTCTGttctgagaaaaagaaaaatttgctaAGTTGCTGCCGAATTTGTATGACTTATGAATACCTGGCTTGTTCTGGCTTTGGTTCACCAATCATATTCTGAGCATGTTTACAATCTTTTCCTTGTAGGCCTTCTTTGCAGAACATCCAGAGTATGCAGAAAATAACTTTTATATCACAGGTGAATCATATGCTGGGCATTATATTCCAGCTTTTGCAGCTCGTGTCCACAAGGGAAACAAAGCTAAAGAAGGAACTCATATTAACCTGAAGGTTCGTAACATTAAATAATGAGCTATTATTACTATCAAACGGTAAGAAGAATCGCTTATCTTATTTGAAGTGGTTAAACAGGGATTTGCCATCGGCAATGGGCTTACTGATCCTGGAATTCAGTATAAAGCTTACACAGATTATGCACTGGACATGGGCTTAATTCGGCAGGCTGACTATGATCGTATAAATAAAGTGATGGTTCCAGCCTGCGAATTGGCAATAAAGCTTTGTGGTAATTTTACATGTGACATACTTCCATTCTCCTCTTTAACGGAGCATTGTTTCTTCTCATGTTTATATGTTAAAGGTCAGGGTTTGCTTGGGTCTAATGGAATATAAATTGCTTTTAGACTTAATTTAAAACGATAAAACTACATTGTTTTTATAATTAGCATGTGGTGGGGAAATACTTTCTGTGATCATGCTATGTAGTCCTATGAATCAATAAAATGTGCACAGCCACAGCCTatgtaaattatataattttgtcTCTTAAAAGTttgtattattataatttatatactgCAATCATTTAATCTTCAGACATAAATATTTGTGGTAGTACTTTATAACTATCTTAGCGAAATCATCTTACTTTGTTTATATTATAAATTGATATTCTATAATAAGAGCtttgatttttcatttaagaTTCAAAGACCAATTTCATTCCCTCAATCTTATTGTAAACCTATGGCTTGTTTAGTTGTTTCTACTACCTTTTTGCTTAATATTTGTTTTAATCCTTTCAGGAACTGATGGAAAAATCGCATGCACAGCCTCCTATTTTGTATGCAATACAATATTCAGTTCCATCTTGGCACGTGTTGGTGATATCAATGTGGGTAACACAGTTGCTTCCTGTTCAATATGGCTTAGATTTCAAAAGTATTTTATATTGTTTACTTGATAAACCTAAAATGTATTTTATATGGCCGTCTTGAACAgactttttatagttattttctaTGTTGCTTCTGCAGTACTATGACATTAGAAAGAAATGTGAGGGGAACCTTTGCTATGATTTTTCTCCCATGGAAAAGTTCCTGAACCTAAAAGCTGTCCGAGATGCACTTGGGGTTGGGGATATTGATTTTGTATCTTGCAGTACTACAGTTTATCAGGCTATGCTGGTGGATTGGATGAGGAATCTTGAAGTTGGAATTCCCACTCTTCTTGAGGATGGAATTGATTTGCTTGTTTATGCTGGAGAATATGATCTCATCTGCAACTGGCTCGGTGTGTGCCCATATGTAACCGCATTTTAAATCTGTCCTGAAGTGTAATATTTCATTTTTTAAGACATTTTTTCAATGTCTTGTACTGATTGGACTTCTCTCGGTCTTATGAATTCAATGAGCAGGTAATTCAAAGTGGGTTCATGCAATGGAATGGTCTGGCCAGAAAGAATTTGTAAACTCGCCCGAAGTTCCCTTCACTGTTGATGGCTCAGAAGCTGGAATATTGAAGAATCATGGAGCTTTAAGCTTCCTTAAGGTATGTCTCACTGAGATAGTTGTGTTGTGAAACTCTCAATAATTATCTAGGACAATCTCACATACTATATGAAATACATGTACAAATGCAAATGCTGATTCAATCAACTTTGATATTATGTGTAACAAAACAAACAGGTGCACGATGCGGGTCATATGGTTCCAATGGACCAACCAAAGGCTGCATTAGAAATGCTGAAGAGGTGGACTGAGGGAACCCTCTCTAAATCCGGAGATGATGCGCCAAAAATGGTTGCTGATATGTAATATCTTTTTCATTGCAATCAGTGTAGCAAAAGGGTAGATTAATGACCATCAACTATTTGTATATGCTGCTTTGGATGTTAAGCCTTTTCTCATGCCATAACTTCATAAGGAAAAAGCACCCATTTCTGTGTATAATccttaatttgtttcaattttttttttggtgtcttcGAAAGAAACTAGAACACGGGAgccaaaagaaaatacaaaacaagaatcaaatagGCACTACTAAGTCCCTACGGAGAACGTCTCCTGATGTCAAGGCTCCAGCCACTCCACCAAATCAATCCTATCCCCAAGTCCCTTTTTTATCTAGCAGGTCAGCAACTAAATTTGCTTTCCTTCTTACCAGGCGAAGATGAACTTTCCAATTCAAAGCCAGCAACTCTTTAACTTTCAATACTAGATCATCATCAGTGTTAGTCGGCGGATCAGAATCAAATTGAAGTCTTAGATCTCCATTGAGTCAGTTTCGATTATGACCGACTTGAACCCACACTCCCAAGTAAGAACCAAATCCCTCCAAAGAGCAAAAAGTTCACACCTGAAAATTTTCCAATTAGGGAGACATCCTGAGCAACCTTTTTTCCAAGTTCCATTTTTATCCCGAAGAAGACAACCAAATCCCGCAAAATTGTGCTCATGGAAATTGTTAGCATCACAATTTATTTTGACCATATCTTTTGGAGGAGGAGACCAAACCACACTATCCTCAGGTTCATGAAGGAGGCGGTTTGAGCGGCTAAAATTTTCCAGCTCCTGAGCAAGTCTCCTGGCAGAGAAGACAATCTTATGATCAGACCACTCCTCTTCGCGATTAAAAATTTGCTGATTTCTATGACGCGAAATCCACCATATACCAGCGAAGAAAGTGAAATCACCTAGCACAATCCGGCGCCGAAAAATATCCAAAGGGTTCACTAAACCAGTCATAGATCTGCCAATGCCAAACAAGGACACACCCAGAATGGACCACACGTTTCTAGCTCGATAACACtcaaaaagcagtgaaaagccgACTCTTTCTGACCATTGCAGCGAGGGCAGAGATCCGACATCGCCATCCCGCGCCGAAATCGAAAGATGTTGTGCCCAAGGCTTCCTAGATGCAGAGCCAAACAAGA
This window harbors:
- the LOC112775021 gene encoding serine carboxypeptidase-like gives rise to the protein MVTVTRPLFLLAVAAVLLLLSPSAANIADDLRLAGDSNFPSNQAKKLIRDLNLFPREDANIIQKESPNRDRNAKIVEKPLRFPNFVSGGISVDDLGHRAGYYPLQHSYAAKMFYFFFESRNNKKDPVVIWLTGGPGCSSELALFFENGPFKIADNMSLEWNEYGWDKVSNLLYVDQPTGTGFSYSSDSRDIRHDEDGVSNDLYDFLQAFFAEHPEYAENNFYITGESYAGHYIPAFAARVHKGNKAKEGTHINLKGFAIGNGLTDPGIQYKAYTDYALDMGLIRQADYDRINKVMVPACELAIKLCGTDGKIACTASYFVCNTIFSSILARVGDINYYDIRKKCEGNLCYDFSPMEKFLNLKAVRDALGVGDIDFVSCSTTVYQAMLVDWMRNLEVGIPTLLEDGIDLLVYAGEYDLICNWLGNSKWVHAMEWSGQKEFVNSPEVPFTVDGSEAGILKNHGALSFLKVHDAGHMVPMDQPKAALEMLKRWTEGTLSKSGDDAPKMVADM